One Limibacillus sp. genomic region harbors:
- a CDS encoding D-alanyl-D-alanine carboxypeptidase, which produces MQSRTLALIAGLVFAVALLAAPQTADARRYAAIVIDAETGEVLHAANPDRQAYPASMTKMMTLYMLFEAIEQGRYTLDSKLKVSARAAGMPPSKLGLRAGSTIRVKDAIGALVTKSANDVAVVVAEAIAGSEYKFGIKATEKARELGMSRTVFRNASGLPDRHQLSTARDMARLGQALIRHYPQYYHFFSLSRFSYNGNTYRNHNKLLDSYPGVDGLKTGYIRASGFNLAASAVRNGRRIIAVVYGGKTSRSRNAHMVELLDRGFSKMAVAKHIRPDGPPPEKPLLLASNQIPAASQAASLGTSDSAASEPMPIKKPAVPAVVLDGEIVLPPIRPDEVIGQGDADMELSESHGIQVGAFSDPVRAQTAAEQAIKAAPAYLVGQAVRISQIPGQSTPLYRARLIGMQQSEAEAVCRLFRQQQRPCIVVRADRLDLASLN; this is translated from the coding sequence ATGCAGAGCCGAACGCTTGCGCTCATCGCGGGATTGGTTTTCGCCGTTGCGCTGCTGGCAGCGCCGCAGACGGCGGATGCGCGCCGCTATGCAGCCATCGTCATCGACGCTGAAACCGGGGAGGTGCTCCACGCGGCCAACCCCGACCGTCAGGCCTACCCCGCCTCCATGACCAAGATGATGACGCTCTACATGCTGTTCGAGGCGATTGAGCAGGGCCGCTACACGCTGGACAGCAAGCTGAAGGTTTCGGCCCGCGCCGCGGGGATGCCGCCCTCGAAGCTGGGGCTTCGCGCAGGCTCCACCATCCGGGTCAAGGATGCGATCGGCGCCCTCGTCACCAAGTCGGCGAACGACGTCGCCGTGGTGGTGGCCGAGGCAATCGCCGGCAGCGAGTACAAGTTCGGCATCAAGGCGACAGAGAAGGCCCGCGAGCTGGGCATGAGCCGCACGGTGTTCCGAAACGCCTCGGGCCTGCCCGACCGCCATCAGCTCTCCACCGCGCGGGACATGGCGCGCCTGGGACAGGCGCTGATCCGTCATTATCCGCAGTACTACCACTTCTTCTCCCTCTCGCGGTTCAGCTACAACGGCAATACCTACCGCAACCACAACAAGCTGCTGGACAGCTATCCCGGCGTCGATGGCCTCAAGACGGGTTACATCCGCGCCTCCGGCTTCAACCTCGCAGCCTCCGCCGTGCGCAACGGCCGGCGTATCATCGCCGTGGTCTACGGCGGCAAGACCTCACGGTCGCGCAACGCCCACATGGTCGAGCTTTTGGACAGGGGCTTTTCCAAGATGGCCGTCGCCAAGCACATCCGCCCCGACGGACCGCCGCCTGAGAAGCCCCTGCTTCTGGCGTCGAACCAGATCCCGGCGGCCAGTCAGGCCGCCAGCCTCGGCACCAGCGACAGCGCGGCCAGCGAGCCCATGCCGATCAAGAAACCCGCCGTCCCGGCCGTGGTCCTCGACGGGGAGATCGTCTTGCCGCCCATCAGGCCCGACGAGGTCATTGGCCAGGGCGATGCCGATATGGAGTTGAGCGAGAGCCACGGTATCCAGGTCGGCGCCTTCAGCGATCCGGTCCGCGCGCAGACTGCGGCGGAACAGGCGATCAAGGCCGCGCCGGCCTATCTGGTCGGGCAAGCCGTGCGGATCAGCCAGATTCCCGGCCAGAGCACGCCGCTCTACCGGGCCCGTCTGATCGGGATGCAGCAGAGCGAGGCGGAAGCCGTCTGCCGCCTCTTCCGCCAGCAGCAGCGCCCCTGCATCGTGGTCCGGGCCGACCGGCTCGACCTCGCCTCTCTCAACTGA
- a CDS encoding GNAT family N-acetyltransferase, producing MTGGDTLSFRYAGEEDIPAIVKLLADDGLGKTRERPGEPLDPKYLEGFRAMTAQGGNQTLLAIKDREVVGCLQLTFIAGLSRLGTLRAQIEAVRVRGDQRGSGVGRLLMEEALKRAREAGCSLVQLTTDKQRGDAHRFYESLGFKASHIGMKLELKSED from the coding sequence GTGACCGGTGGCGACACCCTCTCCTTCCGCTATGCAGGGGAAGAGGACATTCCGGCAATCGTGAAACTGCTTGCAGACGACGGCCTCGGCAAGACCCGCGAGCGGCCGGGCGAACCTCTGGACCCGAAGTACCTCGAAGGCTTCCGCGCCATGACCGCCCAGGGCGGCAATCAGACCTTGCTGGCGATAAAGGACCGAGAGGTCGTCGGCTGCCTGCAACTGACCTTCATCGCTGGCCTCTCGCGCCTCGGCACGCTGCGCGCCCAGATCGAAGCGGTCAGGGTTCGCGGCGACCAGCGCGGCAGCGGGGTCGGCAGGCTCTTGATGGAAGAGGCTTTGAAGCGCGCCCGCGAGGCCGGGTGCAGCCTCGTTCAACTGACCACCGACAAGCAGCGCGGCGACGCGCATCGCTTCTACGAGTCGCTCGGTTTCAAGGCCAGCCACATCGGCATGAAGCTGGAGTTGAAGTCTGAAGACTAG
- a CDS encoding phosphomannomutase/phosphoglucomutase has product MSEPYRFNPTILREYDIRGQVGKTLSEADARALGRAFGSMARRKGGRAIAVGYDGRLSSPSLANALSEGLRAAGIDVVRIECGPTPMLYFAAFTLPVDGGIMVTGSHNPPDYNGFKMLFQKKSVYGEEIQELGRLSAEGDLESGEGRQSETPVLEAYVERLLQDFDGPEDLTIAWDAGNGAMGEAMKRVTDRLPGRHILLNEEIDGTFPNHHPDPTVAENLIQLQEAVAGEGCDLGIAFDGDGDRVGAVDRNGEIIWGDQLMLLLARDVLRDHPGAPIIADVKSSQVLFDGIEAAGGRPIMWKTGHSVIKSKMLEEGSPFAGEMSAHLFFNDHFYGFDDGLYAAIRLLGALKHLGLSLKEYRESLPKLHNTPEVRVPCNEERKFAAVEEVAAKLKAAGAEVVDIDGVRVMTEQGWWLLRASNTQDVLVVRCESESAEGLEALKETVRQTLNQVGVTPPDF; this is encoded by the coding sequence ATGAGCGAACCTTACCGTTTCAACCCGACGATCCTCCGCGAGTACGATATCCGGGGCCAGGTCGGCAAAACCCTCTCAGAGGCCGACGCCCGGGCGCTGGGCCGCGCCTTCGGCTCCATGGCGCGCCGCAAGGGCGGCCGCGCCATTGCGGTGGGCTACGACGGGCGCCTCTCCTCGCCCAGTCTCGCCAACGCCCTGAGTGAAGGCTTGCGCGCAGCGGGCATCGACGTGGTGCGGATCGAGTGCGGCCCGACGCCGATGCTCTACTTCGCCGCCTTCACCCTGCCGGTCGACGGTGGGATCATGGTGACGGGCTCCCACAATCCGCCGGACTACAACGGCTTCAAAATGCTGTTTCAGAAGAAGTCAGTGTACGGCGAGGAGATCCAGGAGCTGGGGCGCCTCTCCGCTGAGGGCGACCTGGAAAGCGGTGAGGGCAGGCAGAGCGAGACGCCGGTGCTGGAGGCCTATGTCGAGCGGCTGCTTCAGGACTTCGACGGGCCGGAAGACCTGACCATCGCCTGGGACGCCGGAAACGGCGCGATGGGCGAGGCCATGAAGCGCGTCACCGACCGTCTGCCAGGCCGCCACATCCTTCTGAACGAAGAAATAGACGGCACCTTCCCCAATCACCATCCGGACCCCACGGTGGCCGAGAACCTGATCCAGCTTCAAGAAGCGGTTGCCGGTGAGGGCTGCGACCTCGGCATCGCCTTTGACGGTGACGGCGACCGGGTCGGGGCCGTGGACCGGAACGGGGAGATCATCTGGGGCGATCAGTTGATGCTGCTGCTGGCGCGCGACGTGCTGCGCGATCATCCCGGCGCGCCGATCATCGCCGACGTGAAGTCGAGCCAGGTGCTGTTCGACGGCATCGAGGCGGCGGGCGGACGCCCCATCATGTGGAAGACCGGCCATTCGGTCATCAAGTCGAAGATGCTGGAGGAGGGCTCGCCCTTCGCCGGTGAGATGAGCGCCCATCTCTTCTTCAACGACCACTTCTACGGATTCGACGACGGGCTCTATGCGGCGATCCGCCTGCTCGGCGCCCTTAAGCACCTCGGCCTGAGCCTCAAGGAGTACCGGGAGAGCCTGCCGAAGCTGCACAACACGCCGGAGGTGCGCGTGCCCTGCAACGAGGAGCGGAAGTTCGCCGCCGTGGAGGAGGTCGCCGCGAAGCTGAAGGCGGCAGGGGCCGAGGTGGTGGACATCGACGGCGTAAGGGTCATGACCGAACAGGGCTGGTGGCTGCTGCGCGCCTCGAACACGCAGGATGTACTGGTGGTGCGCTGCGAATCGGAAAGCGCGGAAGGGCTCGAGGCGCTTAAGGAAACGGTCCGCCAGACCTTGAATCAGGTCGGGGTCACGCCGCCGGACTTCTAG